The proteins below are encoded in one region of Drosophila santomea strain STO CAGO 1482 chromosome 3R, Prin_Dsan_1.1, whole genome shotgun sequence:
- the LOC120453246 gene encoding protein unc-79 homolog isoform X4: protein MTGSFKVQLINMGTRAAAFQAKLRALHEYHVRLLHNVLPAPSGVDIANNIKYFSQTLLTVLKDVRTSPHELIRDPLEDPTRMSAYPNLEYGNLYNALTMLIDVAPCIQYGQIVFGKALLQCLSCILPFLDKDLIDNLPYLVSSTISVLPPALHQCIINALCYYILPFTITRRSSDEQECQACQSVSSVIMMVLQYSNNPAHHCQLLECLMTLKHNVVKDILCVVAYGTAVSRTSAAKLLFYYWPAFNANLFDRKVLLSKLTNDLVPFTCQREHCPNSGNAEAAKVCYDHSISIAYAPDCPPPLYLCIECANEIHREHGSLEFGDILHPMQQVSMVCENKNCRSNEKSAFSICFSTECASFNGNHPIRYCSQCHSNRHNSRRGGDHVVHRSLQPAWQMDPEMQMHMVESVVSLLREAKPLNFEPGKESLSSESKKNGSGITADNISLEERQRLGRYGIWLLVGRCTPTADTPVEVLGRILSMLFHWFHVTAYSYDAAGQVESTIEKLKVDHVCNWLKDICRIHYNVFISCLLPHPPEYARVGGHWETLASRTSHLKEGLQRLICLVPYEVITSEIWDYVMPHWMEAITNDVAEKELNELKIVLSKILDPEMSPLGFDAKTMYNFVAIRFEKTTAKVQQQALHWLQILTKLEILIPLVQLFAMFGDGVRIMKYGIQHELMREKDAQSQSLAKAPKTPCKESKETKADMANPPRRSSISPVVEDDSGNTSAISDDEAPTNRHTEFSTDAEHNLTCCILMLDILLKQMELQDVEQHMGIHTSVCENVSRLIKCMVTAARVGLSSHVCALKVAECAYCEASIMWHQLATKLVQFMAPLNPVRPPDVPIEDIIEEEKSSRKSPPESDKEKTRDRDVSLSMAPLPIPLGPLGGFAGPVPVAVPQPEPHSVGGVLVHMPHVCSIMTATVETVSEQLDLASILPTDRAIARSITLSDADVGSANVSVTKASVMGENGANGGAACGGGENGSGSEDDEEEEDSDDFWHTSVGKFKFTLDTLPQPLQYIHQLLTEIPTIKKPEILYYVLQCLNTMALHGDALAKAAREQRGFFIWCQENLLIKNLWELCNAEHSHICQVGVPLLLHCITLPLGSDVFWRVVQEAFHDTDWRVRFTAVERVTVITRFMDSTPLRSEVGLQTALATAFCHLIASMDDVNVYVAQRATLYIGTIHDTAIRSLLFCLESQFDLFIVDRPVVLQSVYQLHNSLSDRKMLGWEFFLNRFDTLFVEAQINLEKCGDISYLRDLRNSDNGSEALSAKIQKAREALSQSDTSGGMAKTLSASFGTKWPYKRTMSAPASMAPRQDSKFVPEKEKIYSRQVSAPILKRKTSRFGLGQFLGSSSGGASGSSQSVNPAATAASSSRPKPPPCPIHQPGHTAFPYHTHHHHPHAHHPYPHPHPHHHPHHHAGSSAHLASTATACTSAGLVSTHSQSHQYLVHCVPPSHHSPMPTLQEAETLLRSQAAADAAAASGSLGGSLGHPGQEAAAVGTGPAGGSTGNPTPHHSFHSHFQKHPSAPNLLPPPPAPSPSPSSLAFPMHCTCDAAPHPHPQVSGAAATGSAANPDGHIHSLGGLNDDNLIGLLSRITELEESDRETIHLLVFMLMQFMSRTDQAYPSEEKPMTKTQNIVLKHLFLLLGHNQIDKTFHTTPESLRVSAVFNAFLANLPQVLDQNHLIGGLIMPSVMQIILYAPNPTSTSGESYQNIIFNYSLWHLEQYPRRNWLFTLLVVLYKYSYTQPPLSGYVIAGIRLIMNSLRGHFHQCRRIPTTTILDIQGVGGAARSRDVSQPSLGTDPDDKEASPPASPMFPSEGTSAASKSKGNVAFTPKLQHAFRKYNDSSLDADETESELVAIPESDLSDSTLHGSSAPGSFDDTIHFEDVMPRSRRTLEYTEEKSTKSHKSMITTKVGDTYTTKIKATTTSETLVTTHTRHSLQEGVRMIVTPLVGAETTETAIVSPPVDVHRAVTVRNKSLENAAASTSKMFAAIATNHLKALGALQDMSPAVERKAGSSSGSGSRSANGNGNGNGSGGSAPAAIQATSSTAASKPIGRHKTIVECSAGNSSSSADDSRQKKSQTKSLRRTDKNYGSPDSPLSKMSVMPNPRDEMDESIQSLPPPKSIAALEIPTPERLLPIGTQDTVATLVERVRDGLNLPDISHLKQDSLDVSESTKDDVTPSSRTNSPRRLIKQVALESPPNPNAQLPSQPSADLHTSILKNVQQDLKQNAPEGNGLTTSNSIKRPRQKLAPFNVDSNAIPDIRSRFAGSWPPPPFQPVDPDPDDDDEIGAEASNGHGTHSTTHAPRGSSRRVGDYTIVERCSDCGAHIEEYTDEEIGIFIVILGTFIHREPAMAAPFLPEILTMTSRICLSSTHAWQGENGPPLASSAQAVACQFFRCVLHQLAPNGIFLQVFQTQMKMKIRHHHFRSIAKALQDFQDLNSTSPIYMVCESLTSKKALPIDQLPVIFRNMAEYLNLQCVPTEAGVGLAVWSQAMQAMESLLRQVIVIMPSLTNAEYMLDIMAATLRLNCVPKTLLDPYSKIMAYCVQHTNLEYQTLYELCTLNIRSFSKDRDKNLLCRQMIFEFVQALKFKSNIPDHNLLTIIGFVLLDAGGTLPPGAAPGLPDAAPMMTTNSADCLRQYINDVIDFLADFHTLSKIKNFKNGQTSSGLGEDTLGGVLKGAVAQYLALEMSRGNSRDNKAVSRYLPWLNNAPSSLQQGPKEFTECVGHMRLLSWLLLGSLTHMALMQRRQETHSIPTPMPQQNSQGTGPTASVHYQHQGVTYSQPVPQEASCHIADHIQVIFAGFAEQSKTSVLHMSSLFHAFTLCQLWTVYLEQMAHNTNSNAEGSTLGVLFEFWAKVTPCILQLVSHAKPTVNKDQPQTPLDFQTQSANSKLSEMVNLHFLSLLEALKDTNSTVLGKLLPMWSPVLSSQTQLSDTLHVRLQNVRDYAPDYEEQQTYKSEALLKWLQRLQFKMGQIELQASTATQFYSI from the exons ATGACTGGCAGCTTCAAGGTGCAACTCATCAACATGGGCACTCGCGCTGCCGCCT TTCAGGCAAAACTGAGAGCCCTTCATGAATACCACGTTCGTCTACTGCACAACGTCTTGCCTGCGCCCTCTGGCGTCGATATTGCTAACAATATCAAATACTTTTCTCAAACTCTACTGA CTGTCCTTAAAGATGTGCGCACCTCGCCGCACGAGCTTATCCGCGACCCTCTCGAAGATCCCACTCGCATGTCTGCCTATCCCAATCTCGAGTATGGCAACCTCTACAATGCTCTTACAATGCTCATCGATGTGGCACCTTGCATCCAGTACGGCCAAATCG tctTCGGAAAGGCTCTATTGCAGTGCCTAAGCTGCATCCTTCCCTTTCTGGACAAAGATCTTATCGATAATCTACCCTATCTCGTAAGCTCTACTATATCAGTACTACCACCAGCGTTGCACCAATGCATCATTAACGCTCTATGCTACTATATATTGCCTTTTACTATAA CTCGTCGTAGCTCCGACGAACAGGAATGTCAGGCCTGCCAGTCAGTGTCGTCGGTCATCATGATGGTGCTGCAGTACTCCAACAATCCAGCTCATCATTGCCAGCTCCTGGAGTGCCTGATGACCCTTAAACACAATGTGGTCAAGGACATCCTCTGCGTTGTGGCCTACGGAACCGCTGTTTCCCGAACCTCGGCTGCCAAGCTGCTATTTTACTACTGGCCAGCCTTCAACGCCAATCTATTCGATCGCAAAGTTCTGCTCTCCAAGCTAACCA ACGACCTAGTACCCTTCACCTGCCAAAGGGAGCACTGCCCGAACTCCGGCAACGCGGAGGCAGCGAAGGTGTGCTACGACCACAGCATCAGCATCGCGTACGCCCCCGACTGTCCACCGCCCCTTTACCTGTGCATCGAGTGCGCCAACGAGATTCATCGGGAGCACGGGAGCCTGGAGTTCGGCGACATCCTGCATCCCATGCAACAGGTGTCGATGGTCTGCGAAAACAAGAACTGCCGCTCCAACGAGAAGTCGGCCTTCTCCATCTGCTTCTCCACGGAGTGTGCCAGCTTCAATGGCAATCACCCGATCCGCTACTGCAGCCAGTGCCACAGCAATAGGCACAATTCCCGGCGAGGAGGCGATCACGTGGTCCATCGGAGTCTGCAGCCCGCCTGGCAGATGGATCCAGAGATGCAGATGCACATGGTGGAGTCGGTGGTGAGCCTTCTGCGAGAGGCGAAGCCGTTAAACTTTGAGCCCGGCAAGGAGTCCTTGTCGTCCGAGTCCAAGAAGAACGGCTCCGGCATTACAGCAGACAATATTTCACTGGAGGAGCGTCAGAGACTGGGACGTTATGGTATCTGGCTACTGGTGGGTCGCTGTACTCCCACTGCAGATACTCCCGTGGAAGTTCTGGGCAGGATTCTGAGCATGCTTTTTCACTGGTTTCATGTAACCGCTTACTCTTATGATG CTGCCGGACAAGTGGAAAGTACCATTGAGAAGCTCAAAGTTGATCACGTGTGCAACTGGCTCAAGGACATCTGCCGTATCCACTACAACGTCTTCATCTCCTGCCTGCTGCCACATCCCCCAGAGTATGCCCGTGTTGGAGGCCATTGGGAGACCTTGGCATCGCGAACAAGTCACTTAAAGGAAGGTCTTCAGCGACTCATTTGCCTGGTGCCGTACGAGGTCATCACCTCCGAGATTTGGGACTATGTAATGCCACACTGGATGGAGGCCATCACCAACGACGTGGCCGAGAAGGAACTGAACGAGCTGAAGATTGTGCTCAGCAAGATTCTCGACCCGGAGATGTCTCCCCTGGGTTTTGATGCCAAAACCATGTACAATTTTGTGGCCATCCGATTTGAGAAGACAACGGCAAaggtgcagcagcaggcgcTCCACTGGCTGCAGATCCTCACCAAGCTAGAGATCCTTATCCCACTGGTGCAGCTGTTCGCCATGTTCGGCGATGGTGTTCGCATAATGAAATATGGCATCCAGCATGAGCTGATGCGCGAGAAGGATGCCCAATCTCAGTCCCTGGCCAAGGCTCCCAAGACCCCGTGTAAAGAGAGCAAGGAGACCAAGGCGGATATGGCCAATCCGCCCAGGCGTAGCTCTATTT CTCCTGTTGTCGAGGATGACTCTGGCAATACGTCTGCCATTTCCGATGACGAGGCGCCCACGAATCGTCACACGGAGTTCTCCACGGATGCAGAGCACAACCTCACATGTTGCATCCTCATGCTGGACATCCTTCTGAAGCAAATGGAGCTACAGGACGTGGAGCAGCACATGGGCATCCACACGAGTGTCTGTGAGAACGTTTCCAGGCTTATCAAGTGCATGGTCACTGCAGCTCGAGTGGGCCTTAGTAGTCACGTCTGCGCATTAAAG GTGGCAGAGTGTGCCTATTGCGAGGCTTCCATCATGTGGCATCAGCTAGCTACCAAGTTGGTCCAGTTCATGGCCCCCTTGAATCCAGTCCGGCCACCAGAT GTTCCCATCGAGGACATCATTGAAGAGGAGAAGTCCTCGCGGAAATCTCCACCCGAATCCGATAAGGAAAAGACCCGTGATCGAGATGTTTCCCTCTCGATGGCTCCCTTACCCATTCCCTTGGGTCCTCTAGGAGGATTTGCAG GTCCTGTGCCGGTGGCCGTGCCCCAACCAGAGCCGCACTCCGTGGGCGGAGTGCTCGTCCACATGCCCCACGTCTGTTCC ATCATGACGGCCACGGTAGAAACAGTTTCAGAGCAACTCGACCTGGCCTCCATCCTGCCCACAGACCGGGCCATAGCCCGCTCTATAACCCTTTCCGATGCGGACGTGGGCAGCGCCAATGTCAGCGTGACCAAGGCCTCGGTCATGGGTGAGAACGGTGCCAATGGCGGAGCGGCCTGTGGCGGCGGGGAGAACGGGAGCGGATCCGAGgatgacgaggaggaggaggacagCGATGACTTCTGGCACACCTCTGTGGGCAAGTTCAAGTTCACCCTGGATACGCTGCCCCAGCCACTGCAGTACATCCATCAACTGCTCACG GAAATACCTACCATCAAGAAGCCTGAAATCCTGTACTACGTTCTACAGTGCCTGAACACGATGGCTTTGCATGGCGATGCTTTGGCCAAGGCGGCGAGGGAGCAACGAGGCTTCTTCATTTGGTGCCAGGAGAACCTTCTGATCAAGAA CCTCTGGGAGCTATGCAACGCGGAGCACTCTCACATATGCCAGGTGGGtgtgccgctgctgctgcactgcatcaCGCTACCACTCGGATCGGATGTGTTTTGGCGTGTGGTGCAGGAGGCTTTCCACGACACGGACTGGCGCGTCCGCTTCACGGCAGTGGAGCGAGTTACCGTGATTACCCGCTTCATGGACTCCACTCCCCTGCGCTCCGAGGTGGGTCTTCAGACGGCCCTGGCCACCGCCTTTTGCCACCTGATCGCCAGCATGGACGACGTCAATGTGTACGTGGCGCAGCGGGCGACCCTCTACATTGGGACAATCCATGACACGGCAATTCGGTCGCTGCTCTTCTGCCTTGAGTCCCAGTTCGACCTCTTCATCGTGGACCGTCCTGTGGTGCTGCAGTCGGTCTACCAGTTGCACAACTCCCTGTCCGATCGCAAAATGCTCGGCTGGGAGTTTTTCCTGAATCGATTCGACACGCTCTTCGTGGAGGCACAGATCAATCTGGAGAAGTGCGGCGACATCTCATACCTGCGTGATCTGCGGAACTCGGACAACGGCAGCGAGGCCCTCTCGGCCAAGATTCAGAAGGCGAGGGAGGCTCTCAGCCAGTCGGACACCAGTGGAGGCATGGCCAAGACGCTAAGCGCATCTTTCGGCACAAAGTGGCCCTATAAGCGCACCATGTCCGCACCTGCCAGCATGGCACCCAGACAGGACAGCAAGTTTG TTCCGGAGAAGGAGAAGATCTACAGCCGCCAGGTCTCAGCGCCCATTCTCAAGCGGAAGACCTCGCGCTTCGGACTGGGTCAGTTCCTGGGCAGTAGTAGTGGGGGGGCTTCTGGCAGCAGCCAGTCCGTGAACccagcagcaacggcagcgaGCTCCTCGCGACCCAAGCCGCCGCCTTGTCCCATCCACCAGCCAGGGCACACGGCCTTTCCCTATcacacccaccaccaccatccaCATGCCCACCACCCGTACCCTCACCCCCATCCACACCATCATCCGCATCACCATGCTGGTAGTAGTGCACACTTAgcctccaccgccaccgcctgCACTTCGGCCGGTCTAGTCTCGACGCACAGCCAGAGCCACCAGTACCTGGTGCACTGTGTGCCCCCAAGTCACCACAGTCCGATGCCAACGCTGCAGGAGGCGGAAACACTGCTGCGGTCCCAGGCGGCCGCCGATGCCGCCGCAGCGAGTGGATCACTGGGTGGATCCCTTGGTCATCCGGGCCAGGAAGCAGCGGCGGTGGGAACAGGCCCAGCCGGAGGCAGTACGGGAAACCCGACTCCCCATCACTCCTTTCACTCCCACTTCCAAAAGCATCCGTCGGCTCCCAACCTGCTGCCCCCGCCGCCGGCCCCCAGTCCCAGCCCCTCGAGTCTGGCCTTCCCCATGCACTGCACCTGTGATGCCGCaccacatccgcatcctcaGGTCTCGGGTGCGGCGGCCACCGGCAGCGCGGCGAACCCAG ATGGTCATATCCACTCATTGGGCGGCTTGAACGACGACAATCTCATTGGACTACTTTCGAGAATTACGGAACTGGAGGAGTCAGATCGGGAAACCATTCATCTGCTGGTTTTTATGCTGATGCAGTTCATGTCCCGTACGGATCAGGCATATCCCTCAGAGGAGAAACCGATGACCAAGACCCAGAATATTGTCCTCAAGCACCTGTTTCTACTGCTCGGTCACAACCAAATCGACAAGACCTTCCATACCACTCCGGAATCTCTAAG GGTTTCGGCCGTTTTCAATGCGTTCCTGGCCAATCTTCCGCAGGTTTTGGACCAGAACCACTTGATCGGGGGCCTCATCATGCCCTCGGTCATGCAAATCATTCTCTATGCGCCAAATCCGACAAGCACCTCGGGCGAATCCTACCAGAACATAATCTTCAACTATTCCCTGTGGCACCTGGAGCAGTATCCGCGTCGCAACTGGCTCTTCACTTTGCTGGTGGTACTCTACAAGTACTCGTACACTCAGCCTCCTCTTAGTGGATACGTCATCGCTGGGATCCGCTTGATCATGAACAGCTTGCGGGGCCACTTCCACCAATGCCGACGCATTCCGACCACCACCATCTTGGACATTCAGGGCGTAGGCGGCGCTGCTCGATCCCGCGACGTCAGCCAGCCCTCGCTTGGCACAGATCCGGACGACAAAGAGGCCAGTCCGCCGGCCAGTCCAATGTTTCCCTCGGAGGGAACCAGTGCCGCCTCCAAGAGCAAGGGCAATGTAGCCTTCACTCCGAAATTGCAGCACGCGTTCCGGAAGTACAACGACTCCAGCCTAGATGCCGATGAAACCGAATCGGAACTGGTGGCCATTCCGGAGAGCGATCTCTCTGACAGCACTTTACACGGTAGCAGTGCACCG GGATCCTTTGATGATACCATACATTTTGAGGACGTCATGCCACGCAGCCGTCGAACCCTTGAATACACCGAAGAG AAATCCACAAAATCCCACAAGTCCATGATCACCACCAAGGTCGGCGATACGTACACTACCAAAATCAAGGCCACCACTACCAGTGAGACATTGGTGACCACACACACCAGGCACAGTTTGCAGGAGGGTGTTCGCATGATCGTCACCCCCTTGGTGGGCGCGGAAACCACGGAGACGGCGATTGTTAGTCCTCCAGTAGATGTCCATCGAGCTGTGACCGTGCGCAACAAGTCCTTGGAGAATGCAGCCGCCTCCACATCGAAGATGTTCGCCGCCATAGCTACGAATCACCTAAAGGCACTGGGCGCTTTACAGGATATGTCTCCGGCAGTGGAAAGAAAAGCCGGATCCAGCAGCGGCAGTGGGAGTCGATCGGCCAACGGAAATGGTAACGGAAACGGCAGTGGAGGAAGTGCCCCAGCTGCCATCCAGGCAACTTCTTCGACAGCTGCTAGCAAGCCCATTGGACGGCATAAGACTATTGTGGAGTGCAGTGCCGGGAACTCGAGCTCCTCGGCCGATGATTCGCGGCAGAAGAAGTCGCAAACCAAATCTCTGAGACGCACGGATAAGAACTACGGCTCGCCGGACTCACCACTGTCCAAGATGAGCGTGATGCCGAATCCGAGGGATGAAATGGATGAGAGCATCCAGAGCTTGCCGCCGCCCAAGAGCATTGCTGCCTTGGAGATTCCCACTCCGGAGCGTCTCCTGCCCATCGGAACCCAGGACACGGTGGCCACCCTAGTAGAGCGGGTGAGAGATGGCCTCAACTTGCCGGACATCAGTCATCTCAAGCAGGACAGCCTTGATGTGTCGGAGAGCACCAAGGATGATGTAACACCGAGCAGTAGGACGAACTCTCCCCGGCGGCTCATAAAGCAGGTGGCTTTGGAATCTCCTCCGAATCCAAATGCACAGCTTCCATCGCAGCCCTCAGCCGATTTGCACACCTCTATTCTCAAGAATGTGCAGCAGGACCTGAAGCAAAATGCCCCCGAAGGCAATGGGCTCACCACCAGCAATAGTATCAAACGTCCTCGACAAAAACTGGCTCCCTTCAATGTGGACAGCAATGCTATTCCGGATATTCGATCTCGGTTTGCTGGTTCCTGGCCACCGCCTCCTTTTCAGCCCGtggatcccgatcccgatgatgatgatgagatCGGGGCAGAGGCCTCCAATGGGCATGGAACCCACTCAACCACTCATGCTCCTCGTGGG AGCTCTCGTCGTGTTGGAGACTACACCATCGTGGAACGCTGCTCCGATTGCGGCGCCCACATTGAGGAGTACACGGATGAGGAGATTGGCATCTTCATTGTAATCCTAGGGACCTTTATTCATCGAGAACCTGCCATGGCAGCACCTTTCCTGCCCGAGATTCTTACCATGACTTCGCG GATCTGCCTAAGTAGCACCCATGCCTGGCAAGGCGAGAATGGTCCACCTTTGGCCAGCAGTGCCCAGGCGGTGGCCTGTCAGTTCTTCCGCTGCGTGCTGCACCAGTTGGCACCTAATGGAATCTTCTTGCAAGTATTCCAAACCCAAATGAAAA TGAAAATCCGCCACCACCATTTTCGAAGCATTGCCAAAGCGCTGCAGGATTTCCAGGACTTGAACTCCACCAGTCCCATCTACATGGTGTGCGAGTCACTGACGTCCAAAAAGGCATTGCCCATTGACCAGCTACCGGTAATTTTCCGCAACATGGCCGAGTATTTGAATCTCCAGTGCGTCCCCACGGAAGCGGGCGTGGGCTTAGCCGTTTGGTCACAGGCCATGCAAGCCATGGAGTCGCTCCTTCGCCAAGTAATCGTCATCATGCCCAGTCTCACCAACGCGGAGTACATGCTGGACATCATGGCGGCAACCTTGAGGCTCAACTGTGTGCCAAAAACGCTGCTTGATCCGTACTCCAAGATCATGGCCTATTGTGTGCAGCATACAAATCTGGAATACCAAACACTATACGAGCTTTGTACTCTGAACATTAGATCATTTAGCAAAGATCGGGACAAGAACTTGCTGTGTCGTCAAATGATCTTTGAGTTCGTCCAGGCTCTGAAGTTTAAGTCGAATATTCCGGACCACAATCTACTCACCATTATTGGTTTTGTGCTCCTTGATGCTGGTGGCACCCTGCCTCCAGGGGCTGCTCCTGGTTTGCCTGACGCGGCTCCTATGATGACCACCAATTCTGCTGATTGTTTGAGGCAGTATATCAACGATGTTATTGATTTTCTGGCCGATTTCCACACCCTTAGCAAGATTAAG AACTTTAAGAACGGCCAGACGAGCAGTGGACTGGGTGAAGACACTTTGGGCGGAGTCCTTAAGGGAGCAGTGGCCCAATATTTGGCTCTGGAAATGTCACGTGGCAATTCAAGGGACAACAAAGCAGTTTCCCGCTACCTTCCCTGGCTAAACAATGCTCCATCGTCCCTTCAGCAAGG ACCCAAGGAGTTCACTGAGTGCGTGGGTCACATGCGCCTGCTGTCTTGGTTGCTACTTGGCTCCCTCACTCACATGGCTCTGATGCAGCGGCGTCAGGAGACGCATAGCATTCCTACGCCCATGCCGCAGCAGAATAGTCAGGGAACCGGTCCTACAGCCAGTGTACATTATCAGCACCAAGGAGTTACCTATTCGCAACCGGTGCCACAGGAAGCCTCTTGTCACATCGCCGATCACATTCAGGTGATCTTTGCCGGATTTGCGGAGCAGTCCAAGACTTCCGTGCTGCATATGTCCTCGCTATTCCATGCGTTCACTCTCTGTCAGCTGTGGACGGTATACTTGGAGCAGATGGCCCACAACACCAACAGTAACGCGGAGGGCAGCACGTTGGGCGTTCTCTTTGAGTTCTGGGCGAAGGTAACGCCCTGCATCTTGCAATTGGTGTCCCACGCCAAGCCGACAGTCAATAAGGATCAACCGCAGACACCCCTGGACTTCCAGACGCAAAGCGCCAACTCAAAGCTGTCCGAGATGGTCAACCTGCACTTCCTTAGTCTGTTGGAGGCGTTGAAGGACACCAATTCCACAGTGCTGGGCAAGCTGCTGCCAATGTGGAGCCCCGTTCTCTCCTCACAGACTCAACTCTCGGACACGTTGCACGTCCGATTGCAGAACGTAAGGGACTATGCACCCGACTACGAGGAGCAGCAAACGTACAAGTCGGAGGCTCTGCTTAAATGGCTGCAGCGCTTGCAGTTCAAGATGGGCCAAATCGAGTTACAAGCATCAACGGCCACGCA